DNA from Equus asinus isolate D_3611 breed Donkey chromosome 22, EquAss-T2T_v2, whole genome shotgun sequence:
AGGTTTCTGGCACGGATAATTGAATTGCATTCACTAAAATGAACAACACCAGGGTGGGGGCACATTTTACGGGGCAAGAAGGAGTTCTCTATTTATCCTATTTAACCTATGATGTTTGAAGTACCTTGGGACATCTGGATAGAGATATCAAGGAGGCATCTGGCCTGGAGTTTGGCTGGTCCTGTTTACCGAGTGTCTTGTCTAGTCTGTACATTCCCTGAGGAAAGGGGCTGAGTCTCCTTTATCTTTGCTATCTTAATCTCTCATACACCTACCACTAGATACATGTTAGGTGAGGAGGTGAAGGCTGGGTCACCTCTTCTGAGGAAGGAGAAGGTGACACCCCTCTGCTGTCAAGAAATTTGCAATTTTGCTGAGGAAATGACGTCAGAGAATGTATGGTAAAGGTAATCACTGCTTTGGgagatcagaaaggaaagaaaaagaatcatgaaGAAGGAGCCCATGAAGGCCACTACTGACTGGCTACTATGAAATCCTCATAACCATTTGAGGGTAGGCAGTATGATCCTCATTTGATAGATAAAGAAACTTGAAGAAATGTTGAGATGCCCATGTCTCGGACCAAAGCAAGGGAGGGAATCAGCTGtctaaatttttttcccattctgctGTGGTCTTAGTTCCTGTTCTCTAGGGAAATGGATCATCTCTTCAAAGTTCCCTGGCTTGGTCCTCCTAATCCAACCCAATCTTTCTCCCTCACACCTGGCCCCCAGTGTCTTCCCTCATTCCACTCCAGTTCCCCAGCCCAACTCCGTCTTTATGTCTCGTGCTCCATCaagccagcttttttttttttttgaggaagattagccctgagctaacatctgctgccaattctcctctttttgctgaggaagactggccctgagctaacatccatgcccatcttcctctattttatatgtgggatgcctaccacagcatggcttccaagcggtgccatgtctgcacccgggatccgaacctgcaaaccccgggcccctgaagcagaacatgcgcacttaactgctgcgccaccgggccagccccatcaagCCAACTTTAAGACACTGTACTGGGCTCTAATCCAGAGAGGAAACCAGTGTCCCTCTATTCTGCCTAAGAAGCCAAATAATGTTCATccttttattcaataaacattgtgTGTGCCAGGACAGATCTGATCCCCTCAAACATTTTCAATCTATTGGTTAtttgtctctcatcctccaaggATTTAGACAAAAAATAGgcttggagaaactgaggtctgGGAAGAGGTATCCAGAAGCAAAGGAAGTCAAGCACTTCAGAGGCATTTTAGTATGTTGGCACTTTTCTTCCCTGCCCTCTGGCTGTACCCAGGGTCACACCTGAAGACTAGGGCTGGTCCCACATCTGGGTTTCTCCCCTGGCAACTTGTCTCCAACTCAGGCATCTGAAGGCAGACCTCTCTCTCATCCTCACCCCTGCAACTACAAGCTCCTTCTCAGACTTCTAAGGCTCTGAAGATCCAAAAGTATAGCCAGGAATGCAGAGGTCCAGACTGCTCTGCAAACATACTAGTCTCCAGCCCTGCTTCCTCCCACTTCTCACCCAGTGGTCCTCAgttcctgccttttccagcctgctggctctCTCATCCTTTTCAAGCCTCAATTTCAAGCTCACACTCTTCCCAACTCTAAGTCCTCCTCTGGTCTCAGAGCTTCCCACCACCTCTTCACCTTCTCAGACTGTCCCTGGCCTCGTCCTCTCCTGGTCTTCCTTGCTAACCCCCGTGTCCAATCCTTCCATCCTCCTCTCCTGACATCCCTGATGAGCCCAGCCTTGTGCTCCCCTCTGCGGcttctttacatcttctttggGCCCCCTTTAGTAGCTGGGGCTCCTCTGGGCTCAAATTCTTCACCTCCTCACCCTCTGGTTCCCCGTGCTCCTGCCAAGGCTGACTCCTTGCTGTgctgtctctccttccctcaagagtctctgtcttcccatctctgccttcCCCTGATCCTCCAAGTCTGCCTCCTCAGGGGCTCCCTTGGTATCCCCAGTTTCTGCCACTTTCCCTCACCTCTCTTGAttgctctccttttctctctctttctcagggtTCTGGTCTGTGTCTCATCAGTTCCTCCTCCTGTTCCCATCTTCTATGCACCCCTGacctctccatccctccccctGTCTAGCCATaaccctctcctccctctcgTCTCTCCTTATCTTTGTCTCTGACTCTCCCCACTCCAACTCCTCCCTTAGTTCtgcctgtctctttccttccctgtctctgcGTCTCTAGCTGAGTCTGTCCTGTCCGTGTCTTCACCTCTCTGACTCTCatctcccctttgtctctctcctcctcttcctcctgctcttcctATCTCTGCGCCTCTGATctgtctcttccctctttttctctttgtctctctttggtGTCTCCAActctgactttcttcctctgtctctcctccctctcccccaccccaatatctctatctctccatctctctctgggccctcgctccctccctctctctctcttttcctcggCTCTCTCCGGCTCCCTCTCTCGCCTCGGATGACAGCGCTGCCTCTTTTGTTGGCTCCGCAGCCAATCGCGGCCGCTTACGACACGGGGGCCGGGGCTATAAAGGGCCTGGCCCGGGCTCGGGCCCCCCCAGCCGCCCGCcccggccgcccgcccgccccgcccgcgcGCCCGCCGCCCCCGGCCCCCCCGGCCCCCCCTCGGCCGGGCAGCCCCCAATCCCGCGCCGCCGggaccccctcctcctccctccctcctccctccgccccctccccgcgGGACTCCGGCGTCCCCGCCCCCcagtcctccctcccctcccctccagcatGGTGCTCGCGGCCCCGCTGCTGCTGGGCTTCCTGCTCCTCGCCCTGGAGCTGCGGCCCCGGGGGGAGGCGGCCGAGggccccgcggcggcggcggcggcggcggcggcggcggcgggggccgggggggagCGCTCGAGCCGGCCGGCCCCGTCCGTGGCGCCCGAGCCCGACGGCTGCCCCGTGTGCGTGTGGCGGCAGCACAGCCGCGAGCTGCGCCTGGAAAGCATCAAGTCGCAGATCCTGAGCAAACTGCGGCTCAAGGAGGCGCCCAACATCAGCCGCGAGGTGGTGAAGCAGCTGCTGCCCAAGGCGCCGCCGCTGCAGCAGATCCTGGACCTGCACGACTTCCAGGGCGACGCGCTGCAGCCGGAGGACTTCTTGGAGGAGGACGAGTACCACGCCACCACTGAGACTGTCATTAGCATGGCCCAGGAGAGTAAGTGAACGGCAAGGCGCGAGCGGTGGGGTGCTGGCTCCGGCTCCGGGAAAGTGAGCGCAGCGCCTCCGCTCCGAGGCGGTGCGCTCCCGGCTGCTCCGGCCCGGAAGCCTTTTCTGCGAAAACTTGACGGATTGAGGGGCGGGGGCTGCTCCATAGAAGTTTTTCGAGCGACAGAGATGGGCTGCAGAGTTTCGTGCACGCACTGTCCCCCGGAGGTAGTGGGGCGGAGGGGGTTGCGAGATACCGCCTCCTATCCCGGGTGTGCGAAAAAGACCAGTGTTGGGGGGAGTCTGGAGAAGCTgggggccgcctgcagcagagggaAGGGGCAGCAACTCAATCCTGAAGGGCCGTGCTGGAGAACAGAATCAGGAGGCTTCGGGACCCCCGCAGTCCCTGCCGGGATGCAGCGCTCTACACCTCCCAAAAGCCCTGGCACCAACTGTCTACCCTTCCACCGTGGGCCCCGCGACGCGCCCACCCTGCTGCAGAGTACTGGgtgctcctctccctctcccaggaaCGAGATCCCAGAGACTGTATCTCTCCCGGCAGCCCAGCTGGCACCCATTCCACCCGGAGCCCTTCTGACACCCGGTCTCCCAAGGGGCTGGAAAAGCTGTGCCTTCTTAGTACTGACCGAGCACAGAGAACTCAACTCCATTGCTCAGGGACTAAGGGTACCCGTTCGACTGCTCAAACCTTAGTGTTCCATCCCTTATTCACCCGCCCCTACCCGCAATGGGacttgaggagagagaagatctagggagaaaaagaaagaaatagatggagagggagggggaacCCAGGCATCCAAGCCCCCGGCCAAACGGAAGATGAACATGTTAATAGACTGGAGCTGCTTTGAAATTTTATGGCCTGGAAAATCCAGGCCAACACTGCCCCCTGCAACCCCCCAGCTCTCCCTAGGGTCAGATGactcccttttcccctcctccactGAGGTCTTCTCCCCCCCCCCAACCTCCAACTCCAGGAACCAGGCCTTCTCTTATTCCCTAGTGGTTTGGCAAAGTCCCCCCTCCCCAACTGTCTGGTTTTATGGCTCTGAACAGAAGAGGGGGGAGACTGGTTTATTGGCAGATGGGTCATAAAAagctgggggctgaggggagtCCTAGAGGCTCACCcccatgggagaggctcaggaaccCAGGTGTGCTTCTGGGAGGCTGAGGGCCTCATCCTGCCACCAGTTTTTCTGCAGACCCTAACTGCACAATACTGAGGGCtgtaaagaaaagagaactcaaaGGACTAAGAAACTAACTTGGGGGGTGAGGGATGAAGGCCTGGGATCTGGTCTTGGGTTCCTCAGTCTCCCTTCTGCTTTCTAGAAGCTAGGGTCAGTCTGAGACTGAccgagggcaggggtgggggtggggattctAGGAAACAGAGTTGTAGAGGAATTCCTGAAGAAGCGTTTGCTGGAAGAAGATGAAGggtacaaagggaaaaaatactctCGTCTACGTGGTGTAGCGTGCGTGAGAATTTCCAGAATGGGTGATGGAGCTTTGGGCTTCCCCTTGCCCCTTTCTACCCCTGGCATTCTTTAACCAAGGGGCCTGAGTCCTGAGTTAGCCCTGGTTATGGGGACGCAGGAAGTGAACAGACTCTGCAAGCATGGATTAGGAAGTGCAGGTTAGGCTGGGGGGATGGAGGGGGAAGGACACCAGCAGGTGGGGTTCCACCCTAACTTGCGCCCTCATGCTTCCTCAGGACTTGGATAACTAGGGAACTGGGTCTCCAGCCAGGTATTGTACGTCCCCTTTAAGAGCCAAGCTGAGCTCttaagagagggagggggagcggaggggaggggagggagagaggggaaaaggaaaaagagactttTATAGTCTAATCCCCAGGGACCCGCTTTAATAAGAGACTTGTGCTCTGCTAATCGGGGGAGGTGTTTGTCAGCAGAGATGGCctccgctcccctccccctccctcccctcccccagccctcaaccctggaccccagcccccacctctcctAGGCTGCAGTGCCTGCCCTAGTTCCCTCCACCCTCTCAGGctctcccaccccagccttcTTCCTGGGAACCCAGCCCCCTTGCCCTTCTGGGAGCCAAGCCCAGcccctcagtttctctctcctccctacaCCAGgaggcccctgccctcctggcccaACCTCCTGCCCCTAGGCCTTGCAGCCTGGGTGAGGAGAGTGTGtatagggggtggggtgggggggttgcgggGGTGaacagggagggggctgggcttTTGCTGAAAATAGTGCAGTGACCTCTCTCCCAACCAGCGCCGCCTACTAAACCTGACCTGCTGCCTGCCACCAGCCCAATCAATCCAACACAGATGtggctccttcccctccccttgggAGCTGGGCCTATGTATGTGTTGGGGACTCTCTCAAGCCCCTTATTTCCCTCTGAGGCTCTACCTGCTTCTCCTTTGTTCCTCCCTCTGTATCCGTCTATCCGTTCTCTTTACCCTACTAGGCTTAGCTGCCTCCCTCCTTTTgcatcctcccttctcttccagtGTTCTCCAACTCCCAAACTTATTTCTTCTCCTCCTATCAtcatcttcccctctctcttctttctctcctccctgtctctgcctctcttctaCCCCACCTTCATCCCTAAGTCTCTTCTCTATTCTTCTATCCCTCACCATCTCCAGTCTCTTCGtctcttcccctttcccttttctttctccatacCTCTTCATCCTGTCCCCTTGTAGTACCACCGACTGTCTCCACATCCAGTGGGGGAGAACTGCCTCGTGATtccctggggtggggatgggggactCTGCCTGAGGGAACGAAAGACTTAGAGGGATGGGGCACTGGGCGCCATCTGGCACCAGGTGCCCAGTGCCCCATCTCTAAGCCTTGAGTCAGCTTAGGTAGGGGAGTATGTTTAAGCTTAGAAAACAATAAACCAACATCTACTGAGAAGTTACTACTATTTTCACATTCTTTATTTAGTGCTCAGCACTCCCATGAAGCAAGGATTACCTGTATCAATGAGAAGTTTGGTGGGTAAGATCAGATACTGGCTAATGATGAGTCAGGTAGTGACTAAACGCACTTCAGTTGTAGTCAAAGACCAGTATTTAGATGCCAGGAAGAACTTTCAGGCATTGCCTGTAAAATTTCAGACTGGAAGTTTAGGGAGTTCACCCAGCACACCTTTATCGAGCACTGCGTGATCTATGGGAGGCGCTAAAGCTCCAACGGTGAGCAAAACAGACCTGGTATCTGCCCACCCTTATGGAGATTAGTACCTAATGGTGAAAATgggcaggaaaataaaacaatcccTATGCTGAAATTAGGCAGAGTATGCTATTTGGATTGTGCCCCTGCCCCAGCTACTCTCCTAATCTCTGAATCTCCACTCACTCCCCAAACCCTACCCCACTGCACCATCACTGCAGCTCCAGCAGGAGGATAGCTGGGAGGACTACCAGTGCCCTGGGACCTCAAGGGAAAGGAAGCTGCAGAGGATCTTTGTATCTCCAGTCCTGAATATATGAAGATCATTAAGCACTTCACTCGCCATCTCACTTGGAGGACCCTCCTTCttctggggtgggagtgggggtaggGTAGGAGTAGGGGAGTGCTGAAGCGAGACCACAGATGCTAAGTCCTCTGAGTTCTGCAGACCTGGGCATGATACATAAGGGCTTCAACTTCCTGATCATACGTACATGGCTCTGGAGGCTCATTCCTGATTCTTCCTCTCAGTCTATTTATAGTGAGAATGGATATTCCTGTCCAATGGAAGCATGATTTAGGGCCTTCCCAACTGATTTAAGAGATTAGAAAGGGGAATTGAGTAGAGCTGAAATGGAAGCAGAGGCAGATATTGAGAATCATCTTTTAGACCCAAGAAGGGTCAATTTATGGTCCAGAACAAGGGGAAATGGGCCAAAATGTAAAGTTGGTATGTTAAACCTTTGCAAAGACTTACTGGCACTGGACTGAGAAACCAAAGGAAGCTCAGGGGAGAAAAGAAGACTGATTAGAGTCAATCTGGTGTGTTGAATATTATTTCTGATGCTTTGGGCAAGTGGGAGGAAACATGGAGGTGGTTTGTCCCTTCCTTAAAAGCTGAGGCAGTAATGGTGAAGAGCAGGAGGAAGCAGCTGAGGAAACTTGTTCTCAGGGTCGGGGGACTGGGAGTCAGATGCATAGGAAGTCCTTGAGTAGTTCCATTCTTCTGATGTGTTATTTCTAGTGGGAATGATGCAAGAAGCCTAGATCTTCATTCTGGTTTACTTCATGGAATAAATTTAGCCCATGCTCCCTATCTAGACCCTGGGTTATCCACTCTCTGAGGCCATCTGTTTTGGGGGGGCTTGCCAGGCTGCACCTGGCCATCAGACAAAACAGAGCAGAAATGGAGCAGGTGACCTGAGGACAGCAGGTGTAATATGAGGTTTGGCTTCTATGAAGAACATCAAAGGCTCAGAAAAAATTGGAGCCATACATGCTGGGGAAAGTTGGAGGAAGGGAAGGCTGCAGGTGGAGGGAGAATTCCCTAATAACTATCTTTGCAGGTTATCTGGTAGAGAGGAACCTATGAATTAGGGTAAATGGATTAGGGAATGGATGCAGAGCAATAAGGCCTGATAGAGCCATCATCctacagggaaagaaaggaggcaCTGTTCTGGGTACCAGTGACATGGAAGTCAACAAGATGGGCACAGGACAAGGGTAAAGAACTGGAAAACTCAGGCTGAGGAGTCCGAGTTGCCAGTGccacccagggctgctgacccCCTCCACAAACACCCTTTGCTGATGCTGTGCCCCATTCTCTCTTATCAGCCGACCCTGCGGTGCAGACAGATGGCAGCCCTCTCTGTTGCCATTTCCACTTCAGTCCCAAGGTGATGTTCACAAAGGTACTGAAGGCCCAGCTGTGGGTGTATCTACGGCCTGTGCCCCGCCCAGCCACAGTCTACCTGCAAATCTTGCGACTGAAACCCCTAACTGGGGAAGGGActgcaggaggagggggtggaggcCGGCGTCATATCCGTATCCGCTCACTCAAGATTGAGCTACACTCGCGCTCCGGCCACTGGCAGAGCATCGACTTCAAGCAAGTGTTACACAGCTGGTTCCGCCAGCCACAGAGCAACTGGGGCATCGAGATCAACGCCTTTGATCCCAGTGGCACAGACCTGGCTGTCACCTCCCTggggccaggagctgaggggctgGTGAGCAGGGAGCCTGAGATGGTGGCAGATATGTGTAACCTGGCCCTGAGGAGGTGGGATGTTGGAAAAGGTAGACCAGGAATGTGAAGGGGGGTGGGGACCAGCATTATTTCTCTGGGGCCAGGAGCTGATTCTAGAGGAGGAGTTTGGGAGGGATGGGGAGTGGCAGCTATCACTTTCTGAAGATCCAAGCCAGGCGACAGCTGAAAACTGGATTTGGGGTGAAAGTGTGAGTTAATAGGAGATCCATGGGAACACAAAATGGGCTGTTGATGAGGCCTTGGGCCAAGAGACTGCTGAGGGTTGGGTTGCCAGGAGAGGTAGAATTAGGGAAGGTGGGTTGAAGGAGAAATGTCTAGCTGGCAAGAAAAGTGGGTAGAAGATATGGGCTGGGGATGGGAGCAGCGGAAAAGCTGAGAAGTCAATGGTCTCTGTTCTCATGTCCCTGTTGAGGGGCAGGTGAGAAAGGAACGGAATAGGAGCTCTTCATGGCTGTATCacatctctttctcctctccctcacccccagcaTCCTTTCATGGAGCTTCGAGTCCTAGAGAACACAAAACGGTCCCGGCGGAACCTGGGCCTGGACTGCGATGAGCACTCAAGTGAGTCCCGCTGCTGCCGCTATCCCCTCACAGTGGACTTTGAGGCTTTCGGCTGGGACTGGATCATCGCGCCTAAACGCTACAAAGCCAACTACTGCTCCGGCCAGTGCGAGTACATGTTCATGCAAAAGTATCCACACACCCACTTGGTACAACAGGCTAATCCAAGAGGCTCTGCTGGGCCCTGCTGTACCCCCACCAAGATGTCCCCAATCAACATGCTCTACTTCAATGACAAGCAGCAGATTATCTACGGCAAGATCCCTGGCATGGTTGTGGATCGCTGTGGCTGCTCCTAAGGTGGGGGACAGATGATGCCTCCCCCACTGACCCTACCCCTAGACCCCCAGCCCTGACTCCCATACCCCCAGGCCCTCGAGCTCCCTCCACCTCTTCCCACGAACATCACACCTTGTTCCCTGCCCAAGCAGTGTGCAATACAAcagagggaggcaggtggggattGAGGGGTGAGGTGTTTGGgggaaagggagaagaggagggggcaTGGTCAGGTGGGGAGTGTTTGAGGTTTGCAGGTAAGAAGGTTTGGCAAGAAGACAGAGAGACGTAGAGACAGAAGTAGAGCAGAGGGATAgagacagaggaacaaaaagagcAGTGGTGAGGAAGCAAAGGGATAGAGAGGCAGGAGAGACAGAGACTAGGCAGAGATAAACAATGAGAAAGAGACCGAAATGgagtaacaagagaaaaaccCACACCAAGCCTCCTTTCTTCCACTGGCAAGGTGAGGGGTTTGGTATGGTTTGGGGAGATCCCCTGACTACCATTCTCAGTAGGAGAAGAATCAGAAGTCCATTCGTagcttcttccctttctccctccagcactggctgggggaagggaagtgAGGGCAGGGGCAAAAGCAAGgattttggaattttatttatttatttattgtgacttttcattttttggtGTTTGGCTTTACTGAAATAGAAGGGCCCCCGCCCACTGTGCCCCATTTGCCCCTTATTCCCCAAACCCTGTTCTCCCTCAATACCCACCTTCTTAAGCACTTGTATAAAGCCTCCAGGGTTGGGAATGGGAGTAGAAGGCAAGAGGGCTGACACATGGAAGTTTCTAATCCATAATCACCCTACTTAACCTTCCTGAGCCAAACGGGTTGAAGTGAATTCCAGCAGTCACAGAAACTGTAAGAGGTTAGGGTTTAGGAGCTGGGGGGTTGGAGGGGAAAGCCCTCAACATCCAGGATCTATATGAGAGCCACTAAACTAACCCTCAGGTCCACTCTCATAGTATTGAGTTATTTCGCCAGAGGGTATGGCCTGCTTAAGCCCAAATTCCCCCCAGCCAAGAGAGAGACCAAAGAGCCTGTGGAATGCCCCTGCTCCCAGCCTCTATCTTCAGGTCAATAAAAGAAAAGTATAGAAATCCCAGAGTCCCTGGGTCTGGGAAGGGTTAGGAGTCGTCAAGAAAGGAGGCTGAAGGTTACAGGGCGTTTGAATCCAAATCACTGCTCTGGGCTAGGGAATACAGCCAGCAGACCAAGGTGGAAGGGATTCTGGAAGGGGGACATTTTAGTCCCCAACCCCAAAGCtcagggtggaagcagggagaacaAGGGAGCAGAGtgtctataattatttttatcttttatttttggaatCTAGTAGTACCTGGCAGTAGGGAGGGGACAAAACAGTAGGGAGAAGCATCTGACAAGGCCAGTTAGAGCCGAGGATGGGAAGGATGGGGACTCCCTGGTTTGGAAGGCTAGGAAGCAGGCAGGGATGGGTTGCCACTCCAAGTCATTAGCTGGGCCTATTCGTTCCTCCCACTATCCTGTTCCACCCTCCTCTGgactcactgtgcctcagtttcttcccctcGATGGAATGAGAAATAGCAGCACCCGCCACAGCCAAGAGATGAATTCTGAGCACTTACCACGGGCACTTTATGGACATAAAATACCTCTCGCTGTGGGACAGATAACCAGGGCACCAGAGTAGTGGTGAAGAGATGTGAGGCTTAGAGGAGTCGCGGGCTTCAGAGTACAAgttcccctctgcctcccagctgGACAGTGCCTGAAGCCAAGGAGTTGAGAATTTCCTGATCCATACCCTATCCATACCTCACCACCAGACCTCTTGGTTCCAGGCAAGAGCCTAGAGGATGTcaggagaggagggggaaagaACCTTCAGCAAACTGTCACTCTAAGTAGAGCCAGCAGTTATGGGTCTGATGCAAACAGTACTGAACTGAAGTAAAGGCCAAGCTGGAGAGCTGACCTGGAAGGCTTGTTCTTCCCAAGAGCATGACTCTCCCGCCTGGCCCAACGAGTGGAAGGGGCAAAGGTATGTGACCACCCTTGGGAAGGTGACGGTGAGCTTTAGCATCTTATTCCCATTCCCACAGTGAACAAGTGAGATGAGGTGTTTCGGTACAGGAATGGGCAGGGGCTGTTAAGCATTtcaactcacctcctcccatatAGCAGCTGTGCTaacccccagcctctcctctctggCCCTGTTCTTGACCCTTCCTTCTGCCCCAATCTTGGAGAACGAGATACACCTGACCATCAACACCATTCACATTTCCTtggtgggaggagagaagcagagaagtaaAGAACAGAAGATGCCTCCTCCAAGGTCAAATGCTCATGTCTCTTGATCTTGGTACAGGGTGGGGGTTAGGTAATAGGCCTCAGGTGACTTCCCCAAATTCTAGAGAGCTGGGACATTAGACTTGGGGGACACCTAGAATATGCCCCTTTAATACCACCAAATAAAGacctttggtggtggtggtggtggtcttTCTCTTATGAACATAAATCTATGAGTTGAAGTCTCATTACCCTGGTCCTACTCACCCCAAAGAGGCATGGGGTAAAGAGGCTTGGGTACACAGCCTAGAGACCTAGTGGGAACTAGCACCCCCCATCTCCCACCTTATAATGTGTGTGGACCTGGCCAGTGCCCCTCCGATCATAATTAGTGtaattattatttactttgtGTATTTGTTACACTGTGTGTGTGATTGCCTTTG
Protein-coding regions in this window:
- the GDF11 gene encoding growth/differentiation factor 11; protein product: MVLAAPLLLGFLLLALELRPRGEAAEGPAAAAAAAAAAAGAGGERSSRPAPSVAPEPDGCPVCVWRQHSRELRLESIKSQILSKLRLKEAPNISREVVKQLLPKAPPLQQILDLHDFQGDALQPEDFLEEDEYHATTETVISMAQETDPAVQTDGSPLCCHFHFSPKVMFTKVLKAQLWVYLRPVPRPATVYLQILRLKPLTGEGTAGGGGGGRRHIRIRSLKIELHSRSGHWQSIDFKQVLHSWFRQPQSNWGIEINAFDPSGTDLAVTSLGPGAEGLHPFMELRVLENTKRSRRNLGLDCDEHSSESRCCRYPLTVDFEAFGWDWIIAPKRYKANYCSGQCEYMFMQKYPHTHLVQQANPRGSAGPCCTPTKMSPINMLYFNDKQQIIYGKIPGMVVDRCGCS